GACCGGCGTCGGACGCCGTCCAGGCCAGGCGGTCGGCGGGATAGGCCGGGTCGGTGGGTACGTACGCGGCTCCCGCCTTGAGCACGCCGAGCATGGTGACGACCAGTTCGACGGTCCGTTCCAGGCAGACACCGACCCGGTCGCCGCGCCGGACACCGTGCGCCCCGAGGCCGGCGGCGAGGAGCGTTCCCCTGTCGTCCAGGTCGCGGTAGGTGAGGCTCACACCACCGCCGCTCACCGCGACGGCGTCGGGTGTCGCCGACACCGCCCGCCGGAACGCCTCCAGCAGCGAGATCCCCTCGGCGGCGAAGTCCTCACGGGGGCGGCCGAGCCGTGCGACCCGGTCCCGCTCGGCGGAGTCCAGCAGGTCCGTGTCGCCGACGAGGGTCCGTGGTGCGCGCGCCGACAGCTCGTACACATGGGCCAGGTGCCCGGCGAACTGCTCGACGGCTCCGGGGGAGAAGTGACTGCGACGGTAGGAGAACCACAGGCGTGAGCCCCCGTCGGGCAGGGGGACGAGCGTGGTCGTCAGCGGGAACAGGGGAGCGAGGAAGGGCAGGTAGTCGTCACCGGTCGGCCCCTGCGGGCCGGATACGTCGAGCAGCCCGGCGGTGACGGGGCGGTCCACCGGGACGGGGGCGGCCTCGCACAGAGCCGTGAGGTCCGCGAGGGTCGCGGCCGGATCCACCGCGATCTCCCGCGCGACGCCAAGCGAACCGGCGAGGGTCACGATCCCCGTCGAGCCGTGCCCGTCGTAACGGCTCAGGGTGAGGGCGAGGGCGGCCGTCAGCCGCCCCGGCCCGCCGCCCGGCCCGGGGGGCAGGTCCAGGTGGTGCGTGCCGTGGCCGGACGAGCCGGGCTCGCCCCGGCCCCAGTCCGGCGCAGGGCCCTCGGCCGGCCGCGCGGCACGGCTCACGGCGGGCGCGGGGCAGGGCCCGGCGGGCCGCGTCCCGGCCAGCATCGCGGTCAGGGCGCGCAGCCCGCCCCGGTCCAGCCGGTCCCGGTCCGCCACGACCACCAGGTCGGCCTCCCCGTCGTCGTACCGCAGGAGGACACACCGCACGCCGGCCGCCGGCCGCCGCATCTCGGCGTCGAGGCGGCGGGCGGCGAACGGCTCCGCCGCTCCCGCCGGTACGTCGTCCACCCACAGCCGCCAGGGCCCGGCGGCGGCCAGCCGTTCGGCGAGCGTCCCCTCCGGCACCGGAGGGCCGGTCAGCCGGACGCGGACCGCATGGCACTGTGCACCCAGCACGGGTGTCCTCCCCTGTCTGTCCGGCTGTCTGTCCAGCCGGCTGTTCGACGCTCTGTCAGCGGGCGGTGAAGCCGCCGTCGACGGTCATGACCGACCCCGTCACCTGCCGGGAGTCGTCCGAGACGAGGAAGACGACGGCCGCGGCCACGTCCTCCGGCTCGATCAGCGCGTTCATCGGCTGCGCCTCGGTGAACGCCTGCTCGTGCTCGCCCACGGGCACGTCGAGAGCCCGCGCGATCTCCGCCAGCATCCGGCCCTCCACCACCGTGTCGTCGCGCACCGAGCCCGGACAGACGGCGTTGACCCGCACCTTCGTGGGGGCGTAGTCGAGGGCGGCGGCCCTCGTCAGCCCGATCAGGCCGTGCTTGGCCGCCACGTACCCGGCGAAGTGCCGGTAACCGACCAGGCCGGCGGTGGAGGCGATGTTGACGATGCTGCCCGAGCGGCGTGCGCTCATCGCCTTGCCGACCGTACGGATCACCCGCCAGGCGCCGGAGAGGTCGACGTCGATCATCAGCGCCCACTCGTCCTCGCCGATCTCGTGCGCCGGCTTGCCCGAAGGGGCCGCGATCCCGGCGTTGTTGACCACGGCGTCGATCCGGCCGAAACGGTCCTCGGCCAGGGCGATCGCCGCCTCCACCGACCGCAGGTCACGTACGTCGCACTCCGCCGTGGCGACCGCGGAGCCCCCCTTGCGGCAGAGCGCCGCGGTGTGCGCGAGCTGGCCCGCCGTGCCGAGCGGGTAGGGCACCCCGGGCAGGTCACCGCAGAGATCGAGCAGCATCAGGTCGGCGCCCTCGGCCGCGCACGCCACCGCGGTGGCACGGCCGAGGCCACGGGCCGCCCCGGTGACGACGACGGTCTTCCCCTTCAGGCGCACGGCTCGCCCGCCCCCGCGCCGAGCCGGCCGGAGACGACCTCCAGCAGTGCCCGGGGCGACTCGGTGAGGTACATGTGGCCGCCCGCCTGTTCCACGTAACGGAAGTCCGCTCCGGCGACCTTCGACCAGGCGGCGGCCTCGTCGCGGCTGACCAGCTCGTCGTCGGCGCCGCGCAGGGAGGTGAGGGGGACGGGCAGCGGGAGATCGGTGCCCGGCACGTAGTTCTCGTGCATCTCGACGTCCGCCCGCAGGGTGGGGAGGATCATCTCCCTCATCTCGGGGTCCTCCAGCGCCTCGTGCGTGTAGCCGGCGAACTCGTTGACGCGTGCCAGGAAGGCGTCGTCGGGCAGACCGGTGGCGCGCCGGGAGCGCTGTTCGGCGGGCTGCGGGGACCCGCTGACGAACAGCCCGGCCGGCTCGACGCCCGGCTCGGAGACCAGCCGGTGCGCCAGCTCGTAGGCGAGTACGGCACCGAGGCTGTGCCCGAACAGCGCGATCCGGTGCGGCCGCGCCGAGTCGTCCAGGGCGTGGCGGAGGTCGGCCAGCAGTCCGTCGGCGGCGGCTCCGGCGTCCGTGTACGGTTCCTCGTCGATCCGCCGCTCCCGGCCCGGGAGCTGCAGCGGGAGGATGGTCAGCGCGTCACCGGCGAGCCGCTGCCACGGGCGGTAGAAGGAGGCGCCGGCGCCGGCGAAGGGCAGGCAGACGAGGGTGGTGCGGACGGACATCTCAGCCCTCCAGGGTGTCGGAGGCCAGCCGGGCGTCGTACCGCACCGGCAGCGACTTCAGACCGCGGCTCGTGGAGTTGTCGAAGACCCAGTCCAGCTGGTCGTGCGGCACCGCCAGCTCCAGGCCGCGCAGTCTGCGCAGCAGGGTGGGGAAGGCCACCAGCCCCTCGACGCGGGAGAGCGGCGCGCCCACGCAGAAGTGCGCTCCCTGGCCGAAGGCCAGATGGCGGTTGGAGGCGCGCGTGATGTCGAGCCGGTCGGGGTCCTCGAACGCCTCCGGGTCACGGTTGGCGGAGTCCATCAGGATGTGCACGAAGCCCTCCTTGGGAATGGGGCAGCCCGCCAGCTCCATGTCCTCGGTGGCCACCCGCAGCGTCCCGCGGTAGACCGGGGGCTCGAAGCGCAGGAACTCCTCGACGGCCGTCTCGGCCAGCTCCGGCTTCGAGCGCAGCAGTTCCAGCTGGTCCGGGTGGCTGAACAGCGCCTGCATCCCGTTCCCGATCAGGTTGGCCGTGGTCTTGTGGCCCGCGATGATCAGCAGGACGAGCGTCGAGACGAGCTCGTCGTTGGTGAAGACGTCCTCGTCGGCGGCCCTCAGCAGGATGCTGACCAGGTCCTCGCCCAGGCCGGAGCTCCGTCTCTGGTCCAGCAGGTCGACGAGGTAGCGCTCGATCCCGTCGCTCGCCAGCTTCAGCTGCCGGTTCGACTCCTCGTCCGCGAACGGGGCGCCGCTGAGCCAGTAGCCCCAGGCGTGCAGCTCCGGGCGGTCCTCGATCGGTACGCCGAGGAACTCGCATATGACGCGCATGGGCAGCGTGAACGCGAACTCCATCAGGTCGACCTCGCCCGACTCGGGGAAGGCGTCGATGATCTCGTCGGTGATCTCCTGGATGCGGGGCTGCAGCAGCGCCATCCGGCGGGGCACGAACGCCCTGCTGACCAGCCTGCGCAGCCGGGTGTGCTCCGGCGCGTCCGCGGTGATCATGTTGCGTATGAGGACCGGGCTGCTGTCCTCCAGGAGCTCCCGGAACCAGGCCGGGGAGTTCTCCACCTGCTTGGACAGACGGGGGTCGCTGAACCCCTTGAGCGCGGTCTCGTAGTCGGCGACGACGTACGCGTCGCCGCCCGGCGGGTAGTTGATGGCGCGTACGGGGCAGCCTGCCGCGCGCAGCCGCTTGTTGGCCGCGTGGGTGTCGCCGGGCTCGGGTGCCGTGAAGAACTCCGGCGGCAGCTGGTCGGTCTCGGCCATCACGTCTCCTTGGGAGTGGGGTGTGCGTCGGGGGCCGCGCCGGCGTCTGCGTAGTGCTCGGGCGGCGCGAGCTTGCGGATGACAGGGCTGAGCGTGGGCAGTGCCGCGAGGGCGGAGACGATGGCCATGGTGGTGAACACCCAGGTGGCGCCCGCCAGGTCGAAGATGGTCCCGACGGCGAACACGCCGATCGGCGCCGCGATCATCGACATGAACATCACCGCGCCCAGTACGCGGCCCTGCACCTTGTCGGGTGCCATGGCGGCCAGGTAGGCGAGGAACAGCGCGCTGGTGACCGGCCCGCGCAGGAACACGCAGGCCACGATGATGCCGAGCGGGATCAGCCCG
The DNA window shown above is from Streptomyces sp. Alt3 and carries:
- a CDS encoding thioesterase II family protein produces the protein MSVRTTLVCLPFAGAGASFYRPWQRLAGDALTILPLQLPGRERRIDEEPYTDAGAAADGLLADLRHALDDSARPHRIALFGHSLGAVLAYELAHRLVSEPGVEPAGLFVSGSPQPAEQRSRRATGLPDDAFLARVNEFAGYTHEALEDPEMREMILPTLRADVEMHENYVPGTDLPLPVPLTSLRGADDELVSRDEAAAWSKVAGADFRYVEQAGGHMYLTESPRALLEVVSGRLGAGAGEPCA
- a CDS encoding cytochrome P450 family protein — its product is MAETDQLPPEFFTAPEPGDTHAANKRLRAAGCPVRAINYPPGGDAYVVADYETALKGFSDPRLSKQVENSPAWFRELLEDSSPVLIRNMITADAPEHTRLRRLVSRAFVPRRMALLQPRIQEITDEIIDAFPESGEVDLMEFAFTLPMRVICEFLGVPIEDRPELHAWGYWLSGAPFADEESNRQLKLASDGIERYLVDLLDQRRSSGLGEDLVSILLRAADEDVFTNDELVSTLVLLIIAGHKTTANLIGNGMQALFSHPDQLELLRSKPELAETAVEEFLRFEPPVYRGTLRVATEDMELAGCPIPKEGFVHILMDSANRDPEAFEDPDRLDITRASNRHLAFGQGAHFCVGAPLSRVEGLVAFPTLLRRLRGLELAVPHDQLDWVFDNSTSRGLKSLPVRYDARLASDTLEG
- a CDS encoding SDR family oxidoreductase, which encodes MRLKGKTVVVTGAARGLGRATAVACAAEGADLMLLDLCGDLPGVPYPLGTAGQLAHTAALCRKGGSAVATAECDVRDLRSVEAAIALAEDRFGRIDAVVNNAGIAAPSGKPAHEIGEDEWALMIDVDLSGAWRVIRTVGKAMSARRSGSIVNIASTAGLVGYRHFAGYVAAKHGLIGLTRAAALDYAPTKVRVNAVCPGSVRDDTVVEGRMLAEIARALDVPVGEHEQAFTEAQPMNALIEPEDVAAAVVFLVSDDSRQVTGSVMTVDGGFTAR